In Juglans regia cultivar Chandler chromosome 13, Walnut 2.0, whole genome shotgun sequence, the following proteins share a genomic window:
- the LOC108988895 gene encoding ion channel POLLUX isoform X2, whose translation MPETNEDPTPDPSPSKFERPPLLKKFKTIAEHAEPTPHFPGPLFPAVRRISTLPNSRSSPRQSDLRVSVTNGDDPSPRHDNRLSDRDWIYPPFLGAYPARGRAVPVKLNSTKSRKLEQSDSSLPGRSMDVRLADETRRIPAPVNKSNDSDDKDSDAKKPLVPSSQASVSPLSVCRTRGFKQSFILYLLSFTCVISVPYAVYLQNKVEKLQEENGKLYRLCGVKEIRGGSMNDLPFEHNIPFSYFSCAAGRTVALYTVVVTLIMPFLLYKYLDYLPQIKSLSKRTKMNKEEVPLKKRIAYMVDVCFSVYPYAKLLALLFATIFLIGFGGLALYAVSESSFAEALWLSWTFVADSGNHADRVGTGPRIVSVSVSSGGMLIFAMMLGLVSDAISEKVDSLRKGKSEVIERNHILILGWSDKLGSLLKQLAIANKSIGGGVVVVLAERDKEEMEMDIAKLEFDLMGTSVICRSGSPLILADLKKVSVSKARAIIVLASDENADQSDARALRVVLSLTGVKEGLRGHVVVEMSDLDNEPLVKLVGGELIETVVAHDVIGRLMIKCALQPGLAQVWEDILGFENAEFYIKRWPQLDGLRFGDALISFPDAIPCGIKVAADGGKIILNPDDSYVLKEGDEVLVIAEDDDTYAPGPLPEVCRGLFGKIPDPPKYPEKILFCGWRRDIDDMIMVLEAFLAPGSELWMFNEVPEKEREKKLTDGELDISRLENIKLVHREGNAVIRRHLESLPLETFDSMSRWKTLLCILTHDRLPPFF comes from the exons ATGCCCGAAACCAATGAAGATCCAACTCCGGACCCAAGTCCTAGCAAATTTGAGAGGCCACCGCTCCTCAAGAAATTCAAGACAATCGCAGAACATGCGGAACCCACTCCTCACTTTCCCGGCCCACTCTTCCCCGCCGTCCGTCGCATCTCCACACTCCCCAATTCTCGCTCCTCTCCCAGGCAGTCCGATCTCCGTGTCTCCGTCACCAACGGTGATGATCCCTCCCCTCGACACGACAATCGTCTCTCCGATCGCGACTGGATCTACCCTCCCTTTCTTGGCGCGTATCCCGCGAGAGGCAGAGCGGTTCCGGTCAAACTTAACTCCACCAAGTCGCGGAAGCTCGAGCAGTCGGATTCTAGCCTTCCTGGTCGTTCGATGGATGTGAGATTGGCGGATGAGACGCGCCGTATTCCGGCCCCTGTTAATAAGAGCAATGATTCTGATGATAAGGATTCGGATGCTAAGAAGCCGTTGGTGCCGAGTAGTCAAGCTTCGGTGAGTCCACTCAGTGTGTGTAGAACCCGGGGATTTAAGCAGTCCTTCATCCTATATTTG CTCAGTTTCACTTGTGTAATATCTGTACCTTATGCAGTTTATCTACAGAACAAAGTCGAAAAACTTCAG GAAGAGAATGGCAAACTTTATAGACTTTGTGGTGTTAAAGAGATTCGTGGTGGCAGCATGAACGATTTGCCATTTGAACATAATATCCCATTCTCTTATTTTAGTTGTGCTGCTGGTAGAACTGTTGCCTTGTACACTGTGGTGGTCACACTCATTATGCCATTTCTGCTATACAAATATCTTGACTATCTTCCTCAAATCAAAAGTCTTTCGAAGAGGACTAAGATGAACAAGGAAGAGGTTCCCTTGAAGAAGAGAATTGCATACATGGTGGATGTATGTTTCTCTGTATATCCTTATGCAAAGCTGCTTGCACTCCTATTTGCAACTATATTTCTTATAGGGTTTGGTGGATTGGCATTATATGCGGTCAGCGAGAGTAGCTTTGCTGAGGCTCTTTGGCTTTCCTGGACTTTCGTAGCTGACTCAGGAAATCATGCTGACAGGGTTGGCACTGGGCCAAGGATTGTTTCTGTCTCTGTAAGTTCAGGAGGCATGCTGATCTTTGCCATGATGCTTGGGCTTGTTTCGGATGCTATCTCAGAGAAGGTGGATTCACTGCGAAAAGGGAAGAGTGAAGTCATCGAAAGGAACCACATACTTATTCTTGGATGGAGTGATAAATTG GGTTCACTCCTGAAGCAACTAGCAATAGCAAACAAAAGCATTGGTGGTGGCGTTGTTGTTGTACTTGCAGAACGAGACAAGGAGGAAATGGAGATGGATATTGCAAAGCTAGAATTCGACTTGATGGGGACATCTGTTATATGCAGAAGTGGCAGTCCTCTTATACTGGCTGACTTAAAGAAG GTGTCAGTTTCAAAGGCACGTGCTATCATTGTATTAGCTTCAGATGAAAATGCTGATCAG AGTGATGCACGTGCTTTGAGGGTTGTGCTCAGTCTCACTGGAGTGAAAGAGGGTTTGAGGGGTCATGTTGTTGTGGAGATGAGTGACCTTGACAATGAGCCCCTGGTGAAGCTGGTTGGTGGGGAACTTATTGAAACAGTAGTTGCTCATGATGTAATTGGACGCCTGATGATAAAATGCGCTCTGCAACCTGGCCTTGCACAG GTTTGGGAGGATATATTGGGGTTTGAGAATGCTGAGTTTTATATCAAAAGGTGGCCCCAGTTGGATGGTCTGCGCTTTGGAGATGCACTTATTTCATTTCCTGATGCAATTCCTTGTGGAATTAAGGTGGCTGCAGATGGTgggaagataattttaaatccaGATGACAGTTATGTTTTGAAAGAAGGGGATGAAGTCCTTGTTATAGCTGAGGATGATGACACATACGCCCCAGGTCCCCTTCCAGAg GTATGTAGGGGTCTTTTTGGAAAAATACCTGACCCTCCAAAATATCCTGAGAAGATACTGTTTTGTGGTTGGCGCCGTGACATTGATGATATGATTATG GTTCTAGAGGCATTTTTAGCTCCAGGTTCAGAACTGTGGATGTTTAATGAGGTtccagaaaaagaaagagaaaagaagctCACTGATGGTGAACTTGATATATCTAGGTTAGAGAACATAAAACTTGTGCACCGTGAGGGGAATGCTGTTATTCGAAGGCATTTAGAGAGTCTTCCCTTGGAGACTTTTGATTCC ATGAGTCGCTGGAAGACTCTGTTGTGCATTCTGACTCACGATCGCTTGCCACCCTTCTTCTGA
- the LOC108988895 gene encoding ion channel DMI1 isoform X1 — protein MPETNEDPTPDPSPSKFERPPLLKKFKTIAEHAEPTPHFPGPLFPAVRRISTLPNSRSSPRQSDLRVSVTNGDDPSPRHDNRLSDRDWIYPPFLGAYPARGRAVPVKLNSTKSRKLEQSDSSLPGRSMDVRLADETRRIPAPVNKSNDSDDKDSDAKKPLVPSSQASVSPLSVCRTRGFKQSFILYLLSFTCVISVPYAVYLQNKVEKLQEENGKLYRLCGVKEIRGGSMNDLPFEHNIPFSYFSCAAGRTVALYTVVVTLIMPFLLYKYLDYLPQIKSLSKRTKMNKEEVPLKKRIAYMVDVCFSVYPYAKLLALLFATIFLIGFGGLALYAVSESSFAEALWLSWTFVADSGNHADRVGTGPRIVSVSVSSGGMLIFAMMLGLVSDAISEKVDSLRKGKSEVIERNHILILGWSDKLGSLLKQLAIANKSIGGGVVVVLAERDKEEMEMDIAKLEFDLMGTSVICRSGSPLILADLKKVSVSKARAIIVLASDENADQSDARALRVVLSLTGVKEGLRGHVVVEMSDLDNEPLVKLVGGELIETVVAHDVIGRLMIKCALQPGLAQVWEDILGFENAEFYIKRWPQLDGLRFGDALISFPDAIPCGIKVAADGGKIILNPDDSYVLKEGDEVLVIAEDDDTYAPGPLPEVCRGLFGKIPDPPKYPEKILFCGWRRDIDDMIMVLEAFLAPGSELWMFNEVPEKEREKKLTDGELDISRLENIKLVHREGNAVIRRHLESLPLETFDSILILADESLEDSVVHSDSRSLATLLLIRDIQSKRLPFKDKKSTSLRSSGFSHSSWIREMQQASDKSIIISEILDSRTRNLVSVSRISDYVLSNELVSMALAMVAEDKQINRVLEELFAEEGNEMCIKPAEFYLFDQEELRFYDIMIRGRQRREIVIGYRLANAELAIINPYLKSEPRKWSLDDVFVVISWGE, from the exons ATGCCCGAAACCAATGAAGATCCAACTCCGGACCCAAGTCCTAGCAAATTTGAGAGGCCACCGCTCCTCAAGAAATTCAAGACAATCGCAGAACATGCGGAACCCACTCCTCACTTTCCCGGCCCACTCTTCCCCGCCGTCCGTCGCATCTCCACACTCCCCAATTCTCGCTCCTCTCCCAGGCAGTCCGATCTCCGTGTCTCCGTCACCAACGGTGATGATCCCTCCCCTCGACACGACAATCGTCTCTCCGATCGCGACTGGATCTACCCTCCCTTTCTTGGCGCGTATCCCGCGAGAGGCAGAGCGGTTCCGGTCAAACTTAACTCCACCAAGTCGCGGAAGCTCGAGCAGTCGGATTCTAGCCTTCCTGGTCGTTCGATGGATGTGAGATTGGCGGATGAGACGCGCCGTATTCCGGCCCCTGTTAATAAGAGCAATGATTCTGATGATAAGGATTCGGATGCTAAGAAGCCGTTGGTGCCGAGTAGTCAAGCTTCGGTGAGTCCACTCAGTGTGTGTAGAACCCGGGGATTTAAGCAGTCCTTCATCCTATATTTG CTCAGTTTCACTTGTGTAATATCTGTACCTTATGCAGTTTATCTACAGAACAAAGTCGAAAAACTTCAG GAAGAGAATGGCAAACTTTATAGACTTTGTGGTGTTAAAGAGATTCGTGGTGGCAGCATGAACGATTTGCCATTTGAACATAATATCCCATTCTCTTATTTTAGTTGTGCTGCTGGTAGAACTGTTGCCTTGTACACTGTGGTGGTCACACTCATTATGCCATTTCTGCTATACAAATATCTTGACTATCTTCCTCAAATCAAAAGTCTTTCGAAGAGGACTAAGATGAACAAGGAAGAGGTTCCCTTGAAGAAGAGAATTGCATACATGGTGGATGTATGTTTCTCTGTATATCCTTATGCAAAGCTGCTTGCACTCCTATTTGCAACTATATTTCTTATAGGGTTTGGTGGATTGGCATTATATGCGGTCAGCGAGAGTAGCTTTGCTGAGGCTCTTTGGCTTTCCTGGACTTTCGTAGCTGACTCAGGAAATCATGCTGACAGGGTTGGCACTGGGCCAAGGATTGTTTCTGTCTCTGTAAGTTCAGGAGGCATGCTGATCTTTGCCATGATGCTTGGGCTTGTTTCGGATGCTATCTCAGAGAAGGTGGATTCACTGCGAAAAGGGAAGAGTGAAGTCATCGAAAGGAACCACATACTTATTCTTGGATGGAGTGATAAATTG GGTTCACTCCTGAAGCAACTAGCAATAGCAAACAAAAGCATTGGTGGTGGCGTTGTTGTTGTACTTGCAGAACGAGACAAGGAGGAAATGGAGATGGATATTGCAAAGCTAGAATTCGACTTGATGGGGACATCTGTTATATGCAGAAGTGGCAGTCCTCTTATACTGGCTGACTTAAAGAAG GTGTCAGTTTCAAAGGCACGTGCTATCATTGTATTAGCTTCAGATGAAAATGCTGATCAG AGTGATGCACGTGCTTTGAGGGTTGTGCTCAGTCTCACTGGAGTGAAAGAGGGTTTGAGGGGTCATGTTGTTGTGGAGATGAGTGACCTTGACAATGAGCCCCTGGTGAAGCTGGTTGGTGGGGAACTTATTGAAACAGTAGTTGCTCATGATGTAATTGGACGCCTGATGATAAAATGCGCTCTGCAACCTGGCCTTGCACAG GTTTGGGAGGATATATTGGGGTTTGAGAATGCTGAGTTTTATATCAAAAGGTGGCCCCAGTTGGATGGTCTGCGCTTTGGAGATGCACTTATTTCATTTCCTGATGCAATTCCTTGTGGAATTAAGGTGGCTGCAGATGGTgggaagataattttaaatccaGATGACAGTTATGTTTTGAAAGAAGGGGATGAAGTCCTTGTTATAGCTGAGGATGATGACACATACGCCCCAGGTCCCCTTCCAGAg GTATGTAGGGGTCTTTTTGGAAAAATACCTGACCCTCCAAAATATCCTGAGAAGATACTGTTTTGTGGTTGGCGCCGTGACATTGATGATATGATTATG GTTCTAGAGGCATTTTTAGCTCCAGGTTCAGAACTGTGGATGTTTAATGAGGTtccagaaaaagaaagagaaaagaagctCACTGATGGTGAACTTGATATATCTAGGTTAGAGAACATAAAACTTGTGCACCGTGAGGGGAATGCTGTTATTCGAAGGCATTTAGAGAGTCTTCCCTTGGAGACTTTTGATTCC ATATTAATTCTTGCAGATGAGTCGCTGGAAGACTCTGTTGTGCATTCTGACTCACGATCGCTTGCCACCCTTCTTCTGATCCGAGATATACAG TCAAAACGTCTGCCATTCAAAGATAAAAAGTCAACTTCTTTACGGTCATCTGGGTTCTCCCACAGCTCTTGGATCCGTGAAATGCAGCAAGCTTCAGACAAATCAATAATAATTAGTGAAATCCTGGATTCTAGAACGAGAAACCTTGTGTCTGTGTCCAGAATTAGTGACTATGTGCTATCAAATGAACTGGTTAGTATGGCACTAGCAATGGTAGCTGAAGACAAGCAAATAAATCGTGTTCTTGAGGAGCTATTTGCGGAGGAG GGGAATGAGATGTGTATCAAGCCTGCGGAATTCTATTTATTTGACCAGGAGGAACTCCGCTTTTATGATATAATGATTAGGGGTCGTCAAAGGCGCGAAATTGTGATTGGCTATCGACTCGCAAATGCAGAGCTTGCTATAATTAACCCTTATCTGAAATCAGAACCAAGAAAATGGTCCCTTGACGATGTTTTTGTTGTCATTTCATGGGGTGAATGA
- the LOC108988895 gene encoding ion channel DMI1 isoform X3, which yields MNDLPFEHNIPFSYFSCAAGRTVALYTVVVTLIMPFLLYKYLDYLPQIKSLSKRTKMNKEEVPLKKRIAYMVDVCFSVYPYAKLLALLFATIFLIGFGGLALYAVSESSFAEALWLSWTFVADSGNHADRVGTGPRIVSVSVSSGGMLIFAMMLGLVSDAISEKVDSLRKGKSEVIERNHILILGWSDKLGSLLKQLAIANKSIGGGVVVVLAERDKEEMEMDIAKLEFDLMGTSVICRSGSPLILADLKKVSVSKARAIIVLASDENADQSDARALRVVLSLTGVKEGLRGHVVVEMSDLDNEPLVKLVGGELIETVVAHDVIGRLMIKCALQPGLAQVWEDILGFENAEFYIKRWPQLDGLRFGDALISFPDAIPCGIKVAADGGKIILNPDDSYVLKEGDEVLVIAEDDDTYAPGPLPEVCRGLFGKIPDPPKYPEKILFCGWRRDIDDMIMVLEAFLAPGSELWMFNEVPEKEREKKLTDGELDISRLENIKLVHREGNAVIRRHLESLPLETFDSILILADESLEDSVVHSDSRSLATLLLIRDIQSKRLPFKDKKSTSLRSSGFSHSSWIREMQQASDKSIIISEILDSRTRNLVSVSRISDYVLSNELVSMALAMVAEDKQINRVLEELFAEEGNEMCIKPAEFYLFDQEELRFYDIMIRGRQRREIVIGYRLANAELAIINPYLKSEPRKWSLDDVFVVISWGE from the exons ATGAACGATTTGCCATTTGAACATAATATCCCATTCTCTTATTTTAGTTGTGCTGCTGGTAGAACTGTTGCCTTGTACACTGTGGTGGTCACACTCATTATGCCATTTCTGCTATACAAATATCTTGACTATCTTCCTCAAATCAAAAGTCTTTCGAAGAGGACTAAGATGAACAAGGAAGAGGTTCCCTTGAAGAAGAGAATTGCATACATGGTGGATGTATGTTTCTCTGTATATCCTTATGCAAAGCTGCTTGCACTCCTATTTGCAACTATATTTCTTATAGGGTTTGGTGGATTGGCATTATATGCGGTCAGCGAGAGTAGCTTTGCTGAGGCTCTTTGGCTTTCCTGGACTTTCGTAGCTGACTCAGGAAATCATGCTGACAGGGTTGGCACTGGGCCAAGGATTGTTTCTGTCTCTGTAAGTTCAGGAGGCATGCTGATCTTTGCCATGATGCTTGGGCTTGTTTCGGATGCTATCTCAGAGAAGGTGGATTCACTGCGAAAAGGGAAGAGTGAAGTCATCGAAAGGAACCACATACTTATTCTTGGATGGAGTGATAAATTG GGTTCACTCCTGAAGCAACTAGCAATAGCAAACAAAAGCATTGGTGGTGGCGTTGTTGTTGTACTTGCAGAACGAGACAAGGAGGAAATGGAGATGGATATTGCAAAGCTAGAATTCGACTTGATGGGGACATCTGTTATATGCAGAAGTGGCAGTCCTCTTATACTGGCTGACTTAAAGAAG GTGTCAGTTTCAAAGGCACGTGCTATCATTGTATTAGCTTCAGATGAAAATGCTGATCAG AGTGATGCACGTGCTTTGAGGGTTGTGCTCAGTCTCACTGGAGTGAAAGAGGGTTTGAGGGGTCATGTTGTTGTGGAGATGAGTGACCTTGACAATGAGCCCCTGGTGAAGCTGGTTGGTGGGGAACTTATTGAAACAGTAGTTGCTCATGATGTAATTGGACGCCTGATGATAAAATGCGCTCTGCAACCTGGCCTTGCACAG GTTTGGGAGGATATATTGGGGTTTGAGAATGCTGAGTTTTATATCAAAAGGTGGCCCCAGTTGGATGGTCTGCGCTTTGGAGATGCACTTATTTCATTTCCTGATGCAATTCCTTGTGGAATTAAGGTGGCTGCAGATGGTgggaagataattttaaatccaGATGACAGTTATGTTTTGAAAGAAGGGGATGAAGTCCTTGTTATAGCTGAGGATGATGACACATACGCCCCAGGTCCCCTTCCAGAg GTATGTAGGGGTCTTTTTGGAAAAATACCTGACCCTCCAAAATATCCTGAGAAGATACTGTTTTGTGGTTGGCGCCGTGACATTGATGATATGATTATG GTTCTAGAGGCATTTTTAGCTCCAGGTTCAGAACTGTGGATGTTTAATGAGGTtccagaaaaagaaagagaaaagaagctCACTGATGGTGAACTTGATATATCTAGGTTAGAGAACATAAAACTTGTGCACCGTGAGGGGAATGCTGTTATTCGAAGGCATTTAGAGAGTCTTCCCTTGGAGACTTTTGATTCC ATATTAATTCTTGCAGATGAGTCGCTGGAAGACTCTGTTGTGCATTCTGACTCACGATCGCTTGCCACCCTTCTTCTGATCCGAGATATACAG TCAAAACGTCTGCCATTCAAAGATAAAAAGTCAACTTCTTTACGGTCATCTGGGTTCTCCCACAGCTCTTGGATCCGTGAAATGCAGCAAGCTTCAGACAAATCAATAATAATTAGTGAAATCCTGGATTCTAGAACGAGAAACCTTGTGTCTGTGTCCAGAATTAGTGACTATGTGCTATCAAATGAACTGGTTAGTATGGCACTAGCAATGGTAGCTGAAGACAAGCAAATAAATCGTGTTCTTGAGGAGCTATTTGCGGAGGAG GGGAATGAGATGTGTATCAAGCCTGCGGAATTCTATTTATTTGACCAGGAGGAACTCCGCTTTTATGATATAATGATTAGGGGTCGTCAAAGGCGCGAAATTGTGATTGGCTATCGACTCGCAAATGCAGAGCTTGCTATAATTAACCCTTATCTGAAATCAGAACCAAGAAAATGGTCCCTTGACGATGTTTTTGTTGTCATTTCATGGGGTGAATGA